The Candidatus Krumholzibacteriota bacterium genome contains a region encoding:
- the rimO gene encoding 30S ribosomal protein S12 methylthiotransferase RimO: MKSMKESDFSITPGTYHFFNLGCPKNLVDAERTAARLEEKGWRETGDPASADLLVITTCAFISIAEEESVNEILRVSSGRREDQILAVLGCLVTREGEKLVGLIPEVDIFLPVKEMESLADIVTDRSCPVIPSISPPDRLLIGKAGRRLFTPSHIAYLKISEGCSNHCAYCKIPSIRGELESRSRGDILFEIEALSAAGIKELVIIAQDTTAYGHETGEKQSLYHLLEDIADRGSFDWIRLMYMHPAHTDAKEICRLSESGIIIPYLDIPIQHVSDGVLRRMKRGYGRRELEDIIGTLRSIDPGMVLRTTVMTGFPGETDEDFQELTDFLEKYRFDHVGVFSYSAENGTPAASLGSTISEDTARSRADEVISIQMDISYERLAERDGKRLKVLVDDLVAPDHAPVSGVWGTGRFYGQSYEIDGVIYLSGRKTEPGSFSLADVTEVEAYDLFATVREDLD; encoded by the coding sequence GTGAAGAGTATGAAGGAATCTGACTTTTCGATCACTCCCGGAACCTATCATTTTTTCAATCTGGGGTGTCCAAAAAATCTTGTCGACGCTGAACGGACAGCGGCCAGGCTTGAAGAGAAAGGCTGGCGCGAAACTGGCGATCCGGCGTCGGCCGATCTTCTTGTCATCACGACTTGCGCTTTCATTTCCATAGCGGAGGAAGAATCGGTAAACGAGATCCTCAGGGTCTCTTCAGGCAGAAGGGAAGACCAGATCCTGGCCGTACTCGGATGTCTCGTAACCCGGGAAGGGGAAAAACTCGTCGGACTTATACCGGAAGTCGATATCTTCCTGCCGGTAAAAGAGATGGAATCCCTCGCCGATATCGTGACAGATCGCAGCTGCCCTGTCATACCGTCGATATCTCCTCCGGACCGTCTACTGATCGGGAAGGCGGGAAGGAGGCTCTTCACTCCTTCTCACATCGCATATCTCAAGATATCGGAAGGGTGTTCAAATCACTGCGCCTACTGCAAGATACCTTCGATAAGGGGAGAACTCGAAAGCAGGAGCCGAGGCGATATTCTTTTCGAGATCGAGGCCCTGTCGGCGGCAGGAATCAAGGAACTTGTAATAATCGCGCAGGATACGACTGCTTACGGTCATGAGACCGGAGAAAAGCAGTCGCTGTACCACCTTCTCGAAGATATAGCAGATCGAGGTTCATTCGATTGGATAAGGTTGATGTATATGCATCCGGCGCATACCGACGCGAAGGAGATATGCCGTCTTTCGGAATCAGGTATCATAATACCCTACCTCGATATCCCGATCCAGCATGTCTCTGACGGAGTGCTCAGGAGGATGAAGCGCGGGTACGGGCGAAGGGAGCTTGAGGATATCATCGGGACCCTCAGATCGATCGACCCCGGGATGGTACTGAGGACGACAGTCATGACGGGGTTTCCCGGGGAAACGGATGAGGATTTTCAGGAATTGACCGATTTTCTTGAAAAATACAGGTTCGATCATGTAGGTGTTTTTTCATATTCAGCTGAAAATGGCACTCCCGCGGCGAGTCTAGGATCGACTATTTCTGAAGATACAGCCAGGTCGAGAGCCGATGAGGTAATCTCCATTCAGATGGATATATCTTACGAGAGGCTGGCGGAAAGGGATGGTAAGAGGTTGAAGGTGCTTGTCGATGATCTCGTTGCGCCGGACCATGCTCCCGTTTCCGGAGTGTGGGGGACAGGCCGTTTCTACGGCCAGTCATACGAGATCGATGGAGTGATATACCTCTCCGGCAGAAAGACAGAACCTGGCAGTTTTTCTCTGGCCGATGTAACCGAAGTAGAAGCATACGATCTTTTCGCCACGGTCAGGGAAGATTTAGATTGA
- a CDS encoding tetratricopeptide repeat protein, translating to MRGGRSVISFLNKRYISLALAGLIVSSALSCEKKTLLQQAEEEYKKDNFREAVFLVKHHFRRGGDRSPELLFISGKALLKLGRESDADDSFAEIYSIDSLWAPKLAEVLQVEAIESLEKGQDSRGKRFILRAVNYRNNIDFREYNSLAGELLLERKDYEGAKFYFTRYLAQYPDSMGAAKVMIDLGATYEGLGETIKAIDLYRLFQERYPKSRMVSTAKWKLENLLLNAGEELFIGGETDESESLLRDLAGSADNPLVREKANFMLAQIFESNHEINTAIEYYKRVIYINLGSSGRLAEKAKERIVELEKAR from the coding sequence ATGAGGGGGGGTCGATCTGTCATTTCCTTTCTCAACAAGAGATATATATCGCTGGCGCTGGCGGGGCTGATAGTCTCATCAGCACTCTCATGCGAGAAGAAGACGCTGCTTCAACAGGCGGAAGAGGAGTACAAGAAGGACAATTTCCGCGAGGCGGTCTTTCTGGTTAAACATCATTTCAGGCGCGGAGGAGACAGGAGTCCCGAATTGCTCTTCATTTCGGGTAAAGCCCTTCTAAAACTCGGAAGAGAATCGGATGCGGATGATTCTTTCGCCGAGATCTACAGCATCGACAGTCTCTGGGCCCCGAAGCTTGCCGAGGTCCTTCAGGTCGAAGCGATAGAGAGTCTTGAAAAAGGACAGGATTCACGTGGTAAAAGGTTTATCCTCAGAGCGGTGAATTACAGGAACAACATCGATTTCAGGGAGTATAACTCTCTGGCGGGAGAGCTTCTCCTTGAAAGAAAGGATTACGAAGGAGCGAAATTCTATTTTACGAGATATCTCGCGCAATATCCCGATTCAATGGGGGCCGCGAAAGTGATGATCGACCTCGGAGCCACCTACGAGGGTCTGGGGGAGACGATCAAGGCCATAGATCTGTACAGGCTTTTCCAGGAACGATATCCAAAAAGCCGGATGGTTTCGACGGCTAAATGGAAACTGGAGAATCTTCTCCTAAACGCGGGCGAGGAACTTTTTATCGGTGGCGAGACAGACGAATCGGAGTCACTGCTTCGCGATCTTGCAGGTTCGGCTGATAATCCTCTCGTAAGGGAAAAAGCGAATTTTATGCTCGCTCAGATATTCGAATCGAATCACGAGATAAATACGGCTATCGAATATTATAAAAGAGTCATATATATAAATCTCGGGTCAAGCGGAAGACTGGCCGAGAAAGCGAAAGAAAGGATAGTGGAGCTTGAAAAGGCAAGGTAG
- the bamD gene encoding outer membrane protein assembly factor BamD, which translates to MKRQGRYISGSARIIISAALLITSCGGPYTAKRINQPDAKLALAESLFQKEKYADASLEYKDFLAVFAGDERADYAQFRLAECLRLDEDYPIAAIEYRILINDYGYSEYIDDAFYLEGLCAFMQRQRPERDQAKTYEALSRINRFLKLFPDSPRRAEAEKTRKEIFELLGEKEFMNARSYLSRKHYNAALVYLDKVIEQYPGTVWEDLSHYHKGVIAEERGEIENAIAEYGKSISSEFQFSGKEKARERILSLKGEKDSEE; encoded by the coding sequence TTGAAAAGGCAAGGTAGATATATATCGGGATCCGCCAGGATCATCATTTCGGCAGCATTATTGATAACGTCCTGCGGTGGTCCATACACCGCTAAAAGGATAAATCAGCCGGACGCGAAACTTGCTCTGGCCGAATCGCTTTTCCAGAAAGAGAAATATGCAGATGCCTCTCTCGAGTACAAGGATTTTCTCGCTGTCTTCGCCGGTGATGAACGGGCCGATTACGCCCAGTTCCGGCTGGCGGAATGCCTGAGGCTCGACGAGGATTATCCGATTGCCGCCATAGAGTACAGGATACTCATCAATGATTACGGCTACAGTGAATATATTGATGACGCTTTCTACCTCGAAGGACTATGCGCGTTCATGCAGAGGCAGCGGCCTGAAAGAGACCAGGCGAAGACTTACGAGGCTCTGAGCCGGATCAACCGGTTTCTCAAACTCTTTCCCGACAGTCCGAGGAGAGCCGAAGCCGAGAAGACAAGGAAAGAGATATTCGAACTGCTCGGCGAAAAAGAATTCATGAATGCCAGGAGTTATTTGTCGCGCAAGCATTACAACGCCGCTCTGGTCTACCTGGATAAAGTGATCGAGCAATATCCGGGGACGGTCTGGGAAGATCTTTCGCATTACCACAAGGGTGTGATAGCCGAGGAACGCGGTGAAATTGAAAACGCCATAGCAGAATACGGAAAAAGCATTTCCTCGGAATTCCAGTTTTCCGGGAAAGAGAAAGCACGCGAAAGGATCCTTTCATTAAAGGGAGAAAAGGATAGTGAAGAGTAG
- the thiE gene encoding thiamine phosphate synthase → MDNRKKTIFRIIDANANRCCEGLRVIEEIVRFDDEDISFMAGIKELRHSIRRLAESISNRLVDFRKSDDDVGALFSTVSEKSRGSFSSVARANFLRVEEGLRVIEEFGKLVAPEISQQVKDLRFRVYSAERTFFGSEIELPVMPSSPFLYAFIDRAVIGAPEVEKTADDLVAGGAGMIQYRAKGISRDEMRIDIIRIISAASRKKIPVIINDEIDLAAETGAAGVHLGQDDAGPAEAREVLGPRSIVGLSIRTMKELRHAPGEILDYVAVSGVFPTGTKKGVKPLGLGFLARVCEKSAIPVVAIGGITTENAGSVLETGADGIAVISAILNGDARKNSFTFSQIIDKRNR, encoded by the coding sequence ATGGATAACAGGAAAAAGACGATATTCAGAATAATCGACGCCAATGCAAACAGATGCTGCGAGGGATTGAGGGTCATCGAGGAGATAGTGCGTTTCGATGATGAAGATATCTCTTTCATGGCCGGGATAAAAGAACTCCGGCATTCAATAAGAAGGCTTGCCGAATCTATTTCAAACAGGCTTGTTGATTTTAGAAAAAGCGATGATGATGTCGGCGCTCTTTTTTCGACTGTGTCAGAAAAATCAAGAGGGTCTTTTTCCTCAGTCGCTCGCGCCAATTTTCTCAGGGTTGAGGAGGGGCTGCGGGTGATCGAGGAATTCGGAAAACTTGTCGCCCCGGAGATATCACAACAGGTAAAGGATCTGCGATTCAGGGTCTATTCAGCAGAAAGGACTTTTTTCGGCAGTGAAATTGAGTTGCCGGTCATGCCTTCATCTCCTTTTTTGTACGCTTTTATCGACAGGGCCGTAATCGGCGCGCCAGAAGTGGAAAAGACAGCTGATGACCTGGTCGCCGGAGGCGCCGGAATGATCCAGTACAGAGCGAAGGGTATCTCGCGCGACGAAATGCGGATAGATATTATCAGAATAATTTCCGCCGCTTCGAGAAAGAAGATTCCGGTCATTATCAACGATGAGATCGATCTTGCCGCCGAGACCGGCGCGGCCGGCGTACATCTCGGGCAGGATGACGCGGGTCCCGCAGAAGCGAGGGAAGTGCTCGGTCCGCGAAGCATAGTGGGGCTTAGCATCCGCACCATGAAAGAACTTCGCCACGCCCCCGGGGAGATCCTTGATTATGTGGCGGTCAGCGGTGTCTTCCCCACCGGTACCAAGAAAGGCGTCAAACCGCTGGGTCTTGGGTTTCTCGCGCGAGTCTGCGAAAAAAGCGCTATCCCGGTCGTAGCCATCGGGGGGATCACAACGGAAAACGCGGGCTCGGTCCTTGAAACAGGGGCTGATGGAATTGCCGTGATATCAGCCATATTAAACGGTGATGCCAGGAAAAACTCCTTTACCTTCTCGCAGATCATTGATAAAAGAAATAGGTAA
- a CDS encoding DNA translocase FtsK, with translation MAVKKKIATGLLLVSASVFIGVALYSYDFRDWGSFLGARNLCGPFGAFIAGFLRIAVGPVVSWIVPLFFLYWGWILLSGRKISAHAKHLVCVGILAVLVAALFSAFSDSDSGGFAGERVDAFLRLISGRIGSLIILVSATMLTLLVLLFGSIHGMIERIVELDIFGALTRSVSRENKKQPRGERKTQAGKKRSIRAKGEKKKKPEPSDDELDEEPVEIDIPAPRKRRPLPRPNTAQKPPVVAGADATPADNAPLPDLSILDDYDESTITYSKEDLIARSEVIEAKLEDYGLKGKVQKVLPGPVVTTFEFVPAPGVKVSQIANRADDISLALAARALRIQAPIPGRGAVGIEVPNPEPKMVVLKELLEHFPPAEDGLMVSLGKSVTGEPVFVDISDMPHLLIAGATGSGKSVCINTIICSLLFNHTPATCRFVLIDPKRLELITYNDIPHLLHPVITEAKQSLKVLNYLTIEMDRRYKLLARFGVKNIKGFNQKVTSEKLVESETGEALSTLPYYVCIIDELADIMVTLGNEIYPPITRLAQMARAVGIHLVFATQRPSVDVITGLIKANFPSRIAFQVTSKTDSRTILDVNGAETLLGNGDMLYLPKNLPAPVRIQGAYISEKEAENVADYWRSFQGGGEIDLSAETGPEPDADADIDDDLYEKARELVIMHQQGSISLVQRRLRVGYARAARLIDMLEQSGVVGPFEGSKAREVLISREEYEGI, from the coding sequence ATGGCGGTGAAAAAGAAGATAGCGACAGGACTTCTGCTGGTGAGTGCTTCGGTGTTTATCGGCGTGGCGCTCTATTCGTACGATTTTCGCGACTGGGGATCGTTCCTCGGCGCGAGAAATCTCTGTGGACCATTTGGAGCTTTTATCGCGGGGTTTCTCAGAATAGCGGTCGGGCCTGTCGTCTCGTGGATCGTGCCGCTTTTCTTTCTCTACTGGGGATGGATCCTCCTGTCGGGAAGAAAAATATCGGCACACGCGAAGCATCTCGTCTGTGTCGGGATACTTGCCGTTCTTGTCGCCGCTCTTTTTTCCGCCTTCAGCGATAGTGACAGTGGCGGGTTTGCCGGGGAGAGAGTCGATGCTTTCCTGCGGCTTATCTCCGGCAGGATAGGATCCCTGATAATCCTTGTTTCAGCGACTATGCTGACTCTTCTCGTGCTGCTTTTCGGTTCAATCCATGGAATGATCGAGCGGATCGTCGAGCTTGATATTTTCGGCGCGCTTACACGTTCAGTCAGCAGGGAAAATAAAAAACAACCGCGCGGGGAACGGAAGACCCAGGCAGGAAAAAAACGTTCGATCCGGGCAAAGGGGGAGAAAAAGAAAAAACCGGAGCCTTCCGATGATGAACTCGATGAGGAGCCTGTAGAGATCGATATTCCGGCTCCCAGAAAAAGAAGACCTCTGCCGAGGCCCAATACGGCGCAAAAACCTCCTGTCGTCGCCGGAGCAGACGCTACGCCGGCAGATAACGCGCCGTTACCCGACCTGTCGATCCTGGATGACTATGATGAATCGACGATTACCTACAGCAAGGAGGATCTGATCGCGAGGTCTGAGGTGATCGAGGCGAAACTCGAGGATTACGGGCTGAAGGGTAAGGTACAGAAGGTCCTGCCCGGACCGGTCGTGACGACCTTCGAATTCGTGCCGGCGCCGGGAGTGAAGGTCAGTCAGATTGCCAACCGCGCCGATGATATCTCTCTCGCCCTGGCGGCCAGGGCGCTGAGGATCCAGGCTCCGATCCCCGGAAGGGGAGCGGTAGGGATAGAAGTGCCGAATCCCGAACCCAAGATGGTCGTTCTGAAAGAACTGCTGGAGCATTTTCCGCCCGCGGAGGATGGACTGATGGTCTCGCTCGGTAAGAGCGTCACCGGTGAACCGGTTTTCGTCGATATATCGGATATGCCGCATCTTCTTATAGCCGGAGCTACGGGGAGCGGGAAAAGCGTCTGTATAAATACCATTATCTGTTCCCTGCTCTTCAACCATACCCCGGCGACATGCAGATTCGTACTTATCGATCCAAAACGTCTTGAACTGATCACCTACAACGATATTCCCCATCTTCTTCATCCGGTGATCACCGAGGCGAAGCAATCCCTGAAGGTCCTGAACTACCTGACAATAGAGATGGACAGGCGTTATAAGCTGCTGGCCAGGTTCGGAGTGAAGAATATCAAGGGATTCAACCAGAAGGTCACTTCTGAAAAGCTGGTCGAAAGTGAGACTGGTGAGGCTCTTTCCACGCTGCCTTACTATGTGTGCATAATAGATGAACTGGCCGATATCATGGTCACGCTCGGCAACGAGATATATCCTCCGATCACCAGGCTTGCCCAGATGGCGAGGGCCGTCGGGATACATCTCGTCTTCGCCACTCAGAGGCCATCGGTAGATGTGATAACCGGTCTTATCAAGGCCAATTTTCCATCGAGGATCGCTTTCCAGGTGACCTCGAAGACTGATTCCAGGACGATCCTCGATGTCAATGGAGCGGAGACTCTTCTCGGTAACGGCGATATGCTTTATCTTCCCAAGAATCTCCCGGCCCCGGTAAGGATCCAGGGCGCCTACATCTCGGAGAAAGAGGCTGAGAACGTTGCCGATTACTGGAGGTCGTTCCAGGGGGGAGGAGAGATAGACCTTTCAGCCGAGACCGGGCCAGAACCTGACGCCGATGCCGATATCGACGACGATCTTTATGAAAAAGCGCGGGAACTTGTCATAATGCACCAGCAGGGATCGATCTCTCTCGTTCAGAGGCGGCTCCGGGTCGGGTACGCGAGAGCGGCGAGGTTGATCGATATGCTCGAGCAATCGGGAGTAGTCGGTCCGTTCGAAGGAAGCAAGGCAAGGGAAGTGTTGATCAGCCGTGAAGAGTATGAAGGAATCTGA
- the nadD gene encoding nicotinate (nicotinamide) nucleotide adenylyltransferase, whose protein sequence is MKSRERIGLFGGSFDPVHTGHLILAEMAAEAASLDRVLFIPTSNPPHKSAGRMSSFSDRKIMVELAIAGNERFFISDLEDRGDISYTFESILHFREKGFGRDQIHLIIGADSLNDITRWRNPEEILSNATIIAMQRPGHTVNSPLPSEAAIIFLTGASNSISSSGIRKRVAERKSIRYLVPESVARYIEERSLYIG, encoded by the coding sequence GTGAAGAGTAGGGAGAGAATAGGGCTCTTTGGAGGGTCCTTCGATCCCGTTCATACCGGGCACCTGATTCTCGCCGAGATGGCCGCGGAAGCGGCATCGCTCGACAGGGTGCTGTTTATTCCCACCTCGAATCCTCCGCACAAAAGCGCAGGGAGGATGAGTTCCTTCAGTGACAGAAAAATCATGGTGGAACTGGCGATCGCCGGAAACGAGAGGTTCTTCATCTCAGACCTGGAAGATAGAGGAGATATCTCATACACCTTCGAATCGATATTGCATTTCAGGGAGAAAGGGTTCGGCAGGGATCAGATACATCTTATTATCGGAGCCGATTCGCTCAATGATATAACGCGCTGGAGGAATCCGGAAGAAATACTCTCAAACGCGACTATCATCGCGATGCAGAGGCCGGGACATACCGTGAATTCCCCTCTGCCCTCGGAAGCTGCGATCATCTTTCTGACAGGCGCGTCGAATTCGATATCCTCGAGCGGTATAAGGAAGCGTGTCGCCGAGCGCAAGTCGATACGCTATCTTGTCCCGGAAAGCGTTGCCAGGTATATTGAAGAGAGATCGCTTTACATCGGATAG
- the polA gene encoding DNA polymerase I: MALFLIDGHAIAYRSYYAFIRNPLTNSRGENTSTSFGFTRLVLRLLDSYDPQMIAIVFDSEGETLRHEKYAEYKAQREPMPEDIQSQLPVIVDIIESLGIPVIASPGYEADDIIATIALDAAGNGHDVRIVSSDKDLFQLLSDRIRMIRPGKGNNLSDTIGPEWLNEKYGLRPQQITDFLAMMGDSVDNIPGIRGIGEKTALKLLHEYDNLENIFANAGSIKPAHIGKKISEGKDEGLFSRELVRLIDVPVGIRFDQLKRRKRDDERLTDLFISLEFNQMIEELSLGGDKERSEDDYTIVREEDLGKLAGMLEDSGGFVLDVETTSLDAYRAELVGISFCFSEGKAWYVPVAGKAVGGTGLFDEEVDEESSLIPLERVRDILGPVLASEKTTKAGHNIKYDLKVLEAHGFEVANVTWDTMIASYCIDPSRRSHSLDNLALDIFRHRMIPYSGLFEKGDREKDIRKVPLERLAAYACEDSDYTFRLKEYFTGPLEDNPLGELFGKIEMPLSFVLKRMEDSGMTLDTSRLSELSREIKSEIDILTSKIHEMTGEEFNINSNKQMQRILFEKMGLTAARKTKTGYSTDVNVLTDLAIDHPVAGLILEYRQMSKLLSTYVDTLPGLVNPVTGKIHTSFNQTVAATGRLSSSDPNLQNIPIRTELGRKIRSAFIPEKGNMLLDADYSQIELRLMAHLSGDPQLVSAFIDGSDIHSRTAARIYGVDEEQVTREMRVSAKTINFGVLYGQGARALSRQLRIPFEEAKKFIDEYFEKYPGIREFIDSSVESARKKGYAETLLGRRRPLPDINSSNGRFRSFSERIAVNMPIQGTAADLIKIAMIEIDREISRRGMKSRMILQVHDELVFDVIPGELGDMEELVVRLMESAIELRVPLKVEIGSGRNWLEAH, from the coding sequence ATGGCCCTGTTCCTGATTGATGGTCACGCCATAGCCTACAGGTCATACTACGCCTTTATACGCAATCCTCTTACAAATTCCCGGGGTGAGAATACCAGCACCTCGTTCGGATTTACGCGGCTTGTCCTGAGGCTGCTCGACAGTTACGATCCCCAGATGATCGCCATCGTCTTTGACTCAGAGGGAGAGACGCTCAGGCATGAGAAATACGCAGAATACAAAGCTCAGCGTGAACCTATGCCGGAAGATATCCAGTCACAGTTGCCGGTGATCGTCGATATCATCGAATCGCTGGGGATCCCGGTCATAGCCAGTCCTGGATACGAAGCAGACGATATAATAGCCACCATTGCCCTCGATGCCGCGGGAAACGGCCATGATGTCAGGATAGTATCCAGTGACAAGGACCTCTTTCAACTTTTAAGCGACAGGATCAGGATGATAAGACCGGGTAAAGGCAACAATCTTTCTGATACTATCGGTCCGGAATGGCTCAACGAGAAGTATGGATTGAGACCGCAACAGATCACTGATTTCCTGGCGATGATGGGCGACAGCGTCGATAACATACCGGGGATACGCGGTATCGGCGAAAAGACGGCGCTTAAGCTTCTTCACGAGTACGATAATCTCGAAAACATCTTTGCAAACGCAGGGTCGATCAAACCTGCCCACATAGGAAAAAAGATATCGGAGGGGAAGGATGAAGGTCTTTTCTCGAGGGAACTGGTCAGACTGATAGATGTTCCCGTCGGTATCAGATTCGACCAGTTGAAACGTCGTAAGAGGGACGATGAGAGGCTGACAGACCTGTTCATCAGCCTTGAGTTCAACCAGATGATCGAGGAGCTTTCCCTTGGAGGCGATAAGGAACGATCGGAAGATGATTACACGATCGTCAGGGAGGAAGATCTCGGAAAGCTCGCCGGGATGCTGGAAGACTCGGGAGGATTCGTGCTTGACGTGGAAACAACGTCGCTGGACGCCTACCGGGCGGAACTTGTAGGTATCTCCTTCTGCTTTTCGGAAGGAAAGGCTTGGTATGTCCCGGTAGCGGGAAAGGCCGTCGGGGGAACGGGCCTCTTTGACGAAGAAGTAGACGAAGAGAGCTCGCTGATCCCGCTTGAACGGGTAAGGGATATCCTCGGCCCGGTCCTGGCGAGTGAAAAGACGACTAAGGCCGGGCATAATATTAAGTACGACCTGAAGGTACTCGAGGCGCACGGGTTCGAAGTCGCCAACGTGACGTGGGACACGATGATCGCGTCGTATTGTATAGATCCTTCGAGAAGATCGCATTCGCTTGACAATCTGGCTCTCGATATCTTTCGGCACAGGATGATCCCGTACAGCGGACTTTTCGAGAAGGGCGACAGGGAAAAAGATATAAGAAAAGTCCCTCTTGAAAGACTTGCCGCGTATGCCTGCGAAGATTCGGATTACACCTTCAGATTGAAAGAATATTTCACCGGTCCACTCGAAGACAACCCTCTCGGGGAGTTGTTCGGGAAGATCGAGATGCCGCTCAGCTTCGTTCTTAAAAGAATGGAAGACAGCGGAATGACGCTTGATACTTCCAGGCTCAGCGAACTTTCAAGAGAGATAAAGTCGGAGATCGACATCCTTACGTCGAAGATCCATGAGATGACGGGAGAGGAATTCAATATCAATTCCAACAAGCAGATGCAGAGGATCCTTTTTGAGAAAATGGGATTGACCGCGGCGAGAAAGACGAAAACCGGATATTCGACCGATGTCAACGTACTGACGGATCTCGCGATCGATCATCCGGTCGCCGGGTTGATACTCGAATACCGGCAGATGTCAAAACTGCTCAGCACTTATGTCGACACCCTTCCCGGTCTCGTAAATCCGGTGACAGGCAAGATCCATACTTCTTTCAATCAGACTGTGGCGGCGACCGGAAGGCTGTCTTCAAGCGATCCGAACCTTCAGAACATACCGATCAGAACTGAGCTGGGCAGGAAGATAAGAAGCGCTTTTATACCGGAGAAAGGCAATATGCTTCTCGACGCCGATTATTCGCAGATCGAACTGCGGCTAATGGCCCATCTCTCCGGAGATCCCCAGCTGGTCTCTGCCTTCATAGACGGCAGTGATATACATTCGAGAACGGCGGCGAGGATCTACGGCGTGGATGAGGAACAGGTCACCAGGGAGATGCGGGTCTCGGCCAAGACGATCAATTTCGGCGTCCTTTACGGACAGGGAGCCCGTGCTTTATCAAGGCAGTTGAGGATACCTTTCGAGGAAGCGAAAAAATTCATAGATGAATATTTCGAAAAATATCCAGGGATAAGGGAGTTTATCGATTCGTCTGTCGAATCGGCGAGGAAAAAGGGATACGCGGAGACTCTTCTTGGAAGGAGGCGGCCGCTTCCCGATATCAACAGCAGCAACGGAAGATTCAGGTCGTTCTCGGAGAGGATCGCGGTAAATATGCCGATCCAGGGTACAGCCGCGGACCTTATCAAGATCGCCATGATCGAGATCGACAGGGAGATATCAAGGAGAGGAATGAAGTCCAGGATGATACTTCAGGTGCATGACGAACTTGTATTTGACGTTATTCCAGGGGAACTCGGCGATATGGAAGAACTCGTCGTCAGGTTGATGGAATCAGCAATTGAACTCAGAGTTCCGCTGAAAGTGGAGATCGGAAGTGGTAGAAACTGGCTGGAGGCCCATTGA
- a CDS encoding 2-phosphosulfolactate phosphatase, translating to MKINLFPYWMLVDNDKIHGSTAVVIDVLRATSTIIAGMVNRAGTIIPVESIETASRLVGHADRGAKLLAGEWKGLPIDGFDLFNSPGEFTPEKIEGKTVILSTTNGTRAIVAASKAERVIICSMNNIGAVSRTVSPEDELNIICAGNSGRLSAEDLLCAGILLKNIGAMERGARLCDTSRIALFLAEKYAENAEEFIRGTDRGRQLVDLGYESDVVHCSTLDSCRIVPEFRQGQIVL from the coding sequence ATGAAGATAAATCTCTTTCCATACTGGATGCTCGTAGATAATGACAAGATACATGGATCAACAGCCGTCGTTATAGATGTCCTGAGGGCGACATCGACGATCATCGCCGGGATGGTGAACAGAGCAGGTACGATCATACCCGTCGAGAGCATTGAGACGGCATCGAGGCTTGTCGGCCATGCGGACAGGGGTGCCAAGCTTCTTGCCGGTGAATGGAAAGGCCTTCCCATCGACGGTTTTGATCTTTTTAACTCTCCCGGCGAATTCACTCCAGAGAAGATCGAAGGTAAGACTGTCATTCTTTCCACGACTAACGGCACAAGAGCGATCGTAGCCGCCTCGAAAGCGGAGCGTGTCATAATATGTTCGATGAACAATATCGGCGCGGTCAGCAGGACTGTCTCTCCCGAAGATGAACTGAATATAATATGCGCTGGTAATTCGGGAAGGCTTTCGGCCGAAGATCTCCTTTGCGCCGGAATACTTCTGAAAAATATCGGAGCCATGGAACGGGGAGCCCGGCTCTGCGACACATCGAGGATCGCGCTTTTCCTCGCGGAAAAATATGCTGAAAATGCCGAGGAATTTATACGCGGGACTGACAGGGGAAGGCAGCTTGTCGATCTCGGATATGAATCGGATGTTGTACATTGTTCAACGCTTGACAGTTGTCGGATCGTCCCGGAATTCAGACAGGGACAGATCGTACTTTAA